The following are from one region of the Salvia hispanica cultivar TCC Black 2014 chromosome 1, UniMelb_Shisp_WGS_1.0, whole genome shotgun sequence genome:
- the LOC125197825 gene encoding uncharacterized protein LOC125197825: protein MEENEILELYHLQYADLMALSSLQIPTSNHEIQRLASISISIMQSLGRNGPGLLSITGVPAAQTSQTLLPLARKLALLSNDDRKRILKDHNLGSDVPLKDLNRTVSSFAMQMKYDDEFKFGFGDRAMSNEVESGEFKDLGFAFRELGLCMMELGLCLARVCDQQIGGCELEQSLLQSGTAKGRLIHYHSVADNAAINEAENRKRRSRVNLGENCKSDCGDGCNSKLWQQWHYDYGIFTILTTPMFMLSNGSDERECDSPSGHTYLQVFHPEMNRVVMVKAPRGSFIVQVGESADVLSGGRLRATLHSVSRPVKMENLSRETFVIFLQPAWSKTFSLYRSLVS, encoded by the exons atggaagaaaatgaaatcttGGAACTCTACCACCTTCAATACGCCGATCTCATGGCGTTGTCGTCCCTCCAAATTCCCACATCAAACCATGAAATCCAACGCCTCGCATCCATTTCCATATCGATAATGCAAAGCCTCGGCCGTAACGGCCCGGGCCTTCTCTCCATTACCGGTGTCCCTGCTGCCCAAACCTCCCAAACTCTGCTCCCTTTGGCCCGAAAGCTTGCTCTTCTCAGCAACGATGATCGGAAAAGGATCCTCAAG GATCATAATCTGGGGAGCGATGTTCCGTTGAAGGATTTGAATAGAACCGTGTCTTCTTTTGCAATGCAAATGAAGTATGATGatgaattcaaatttggaTTTGGGGATAGGGCAATGTCTAACGAGGTTGAATCAGGGGAATTTAAGGATCTAGGGTTTGCATTTCGAGAATTAGGGTTGTGTATGATGGAATTGGGGCTTTGTCTTGCTCGAGTTTGTGATCAACAAATTGGTGGGTGTGAGCTGGAACAGAGCTTATTGCAGAGTGGTACAGCGAAAGGGCGGTTGATACATTATCACTCTGTTGCTGATAATGCTGCCATCAACGAGGCGGAGAATAGGAAGCGCCGTAGCAGGGTTAATTTGGGGGAGAATTGTAAATCTGATTGTGGTGATGGTTGTAACTCAAAGCTGTGGCAGCAGTGGCATTACGATTATGGGATTTTTACGATTTTGACAACGCCTATGTTTATGTTGTCGAATGGAAGTGATGAGCGAGAATGCGACTCTCCTAGTGGCCATACCTACCTGCAAGTGTTTCATCCAGAGATGAACCGTGTGGTTATGGTGAAGGCGCCACGAGGGAGTTTTATTGTTCAGGTAGGAGAATCAGCAGATGTTTTATCAGGAGGGAGGCTTAGAGCCACTCTCCATAGTGTTTCTAGACCCGTCAAGATGGAGAATTTGAGTAGGGAGacttttgttatatttctacAGCCGGCATGGAGCAAGACGTTTTCACTCTATCGTTCTCTTGTTTCGTGA